Genomic DNA from Nocardioides aquaticus:
GACCCGCGAGCTGAAGGACCGGATGACCGGGATGCTGGACAGCACGATCCGGGCCTACCCCGAGACCGAGCAGCCTCCGGGCAGCTGGTGGCTGCCCGCGTCGTACGGCGGCAGCGCCCCCACCCCGGAGGAGGCCCTCCGTCTCGACGCCGAGGAGAAGCGCCGGCGCGCCGAGAAGCGGCGCGCGGCGCGGAAGAAGTAGTCATGTCGACATGTCGTTTTACCGACATGTCGATCTGTCGGCAAAGCGCTTTGTCGACAAACGTCTGGACGCCGCGGCAGCCGCACGCCCCTGACCTGCAGGGATGGGTCCAGCCGACAGGCGCGGCCGGTTGCTGTTCCACGTGAAACGCGCTCCGACGCTCCCCGGGCGTCGCGCAGCACGCCCGGCCGAGCGGTCGGAACGGCCGTCAGACCGGGCGATCGGTGCGGGCTGTCAGACCGGGCGGTCGGTGCGGTTCCGGGGATCCATGACCTCGATGATCCGCTGCAGGTCGTCCAGGGAGGCGAACTCCACGGTGATCTTGCCCTTCGACCGCCCGAGGTCGACCTTGACCCGCGTCTCGAACCTGTCGGAGAGACGGTCGGCGATCTCGCTCAGCCCGGGGGCCGACGGACGACGGCGTGCGGGGGACCGACGCCCACCGCCGTCGTCACCCACCGCCACGATCTCCTCCAGCGCTCGCACGCTGATCCCCTCCGCCACGATCCGCGACGCCAGCCGGTCCTGCAGGTCGGCGTCGTCGACCGACAGCAGCGCACGGGCGTGGCCGGCAGACAGCACCCCGGCGGCGACCCGTCGTTGGACCGCCGGGCTCAGCCGGAGCAGCCGCAGCGTGTTGCTGATCTGCGGGCGGGACCGGCCGATGCGCTGGGCGAGCTCCTCGTGCGTGATGCCGAAGTCCTCGAGCAGCTGGGCGTAGGCGGACGCCTCCTCGAGCGGGTTCAGCTGCGAGCGGTGCAGGTTCTCCAGCAACGCGTCGCGGAGCATGTCGGTGTCGTCGGTCTCCCGGACGATCGCGGGGATCCGGTCGAGACCCGCTGCCTGGCTGGCGCGCCAGCGGCGCTCACCCATCACCAGCTCGTACGACTCCGGGCCGGTGCGGCGCACCACGATCGGCTGCAGGAGACCGATCTCCCGGACGCTGTGCACCAGCTCGGCCATCGCCTCCTCGTCGAAGACCGACCGCGGCTGCGCCCGGTTGGGCCGGATCTGCTCCGGGGGGAGCTCGACGAAGTACGCGCCCTCGACGGGCGCCAGCTCGACCATGTCGGGGCGGGGCTCGGCCGGTGCCGTCCCGGCCGGCGGTGACGAGGCCGACGGGGTCCCGGCCGGCGGTGTCGCAGCCGACGGTGTCGCGGCGGGCTCGGTCGCGTCCTGCGGCGGCCCGCCGGGCTCGCCGTCGGGGGAGTCCGTCCCGTCGCCCTCCGCCGGGGCTGGCGGCGCCTGGGTCGGGATGAGGGACCCCAGACCGC
This window encodes:
- a CDS encoding ParB/RepB/Spo0J family partition protein, producing MTGARPGPRRGLGRGLGSLIPTQAPPAPAEGDGTDSPDGEPGGPPQDATEPAATPSAATPPAGTPSASSPPAGTAPAEPRPDMVELAPVEGAYFVELPPEQIRPNRAQPRSVFDEEAMAELVHSVREIGLLQPIVVRRTGPESYELVMGERRWRASQAAGLDRIPAIVRETDDTDMLRDALLENLHRSQLNPLEEASAYAQLLEDFGITHEELAQRIGRSRPQISNTLRLLRLSPAVQRRVAAGVLSAGHARALLSVDDADLQDRLASRIVAEGISVRALEEIVAVGDDGGGRRSPARRRPSAPGLSEIADRLSDRFETRVKVDLGRSKGKITVEFASLDDLQRIIEVMDPRNRTDRPV